GGCCGCGTGGACGGAGAGTCGAGGCCGAGACCCGGCCCGGCGCCCGCGCAGCTCCGTGCCCTCCCGCCAGTTCCCGCGCTCCTTGCTGCTCACACCGCCTGCTCGCAGGAGAAGCCCCAAGGCTCCCGGTGCAGCGAGAGGCGACCGGGCTGGAGTGCCCCGGCCGTGCTGGCCACCGAGTTCTTCAGCTGCTTGATGACCACGAAGAGCAGCAGGAAAAGTAAGAagagcaggaagaagaaaagcGCCAGGTAGAGCAGAAAGTTAAGCTCCCACTCCATGCTGGAGGCGCCGCGCTCGCTGGCCGTGCGCGCTCGGTGCGGGTTGCAGCTGGTCGGCGAGGCGCGCCGCCCGTGCTCCCACCTCCGAGGCTCCTCCGGCCAGCGCGAGGGCGCCCCACGTTGGGCGCCTACTCCGGGGTCCTTGCTCGGCCCCTCACGGTTCGGAGGAAACGCGCCAAGAAGCTGGTGTAAGCCCGGCTCCGACTCTCCCGGCAGGCACGAGAGCCTCCTGCTTCGCTGAGATCCTCGCCTGCGCTCTTGGGGACGTGAGCGGATTTTTTTAGGAGCGAACTTAAGCGGGCGGGGACACCAGGAGAAGAGGTCACGGGCCAGCCTCCCAGGAGGTGTTGGGGCTGGTGTTTTGCAAATGATCTTAAGATttccacccccaacatccactgaGGTCCCTAACCCCCTCCCTTCCTAATTAATTTCTTGCATTATTTTCCCCTGTCCCGGCTTTCCCAAAGGGCAGGCGATGCCATGGCCCGGAGACCCAAAAGAATTAAAGGTGACAGTGCAGGTGGGGTCTAAAAGGCTGTGAGATGACTTCGTGCTGTGAGATGACTTAAAGGTGCTGAGTGAATCCAGTTCAAGCTGCCTTGCTCTTCAGAGTTGCAAATGCGCTAAGCATAGAGTGCACTTTTCTATAAACAACAGGTCGTTTAGAAAAGCGTTAAGAATAAAATGGCTTTCAAAAGCTATATTGTACAAAGCTTTAGAATATTGACTggaatttcagtttctttggtgaaaagcaaaaacaaaacaacaacaaaatcaatttACTCAAAGTTCTCCTTTAAGTCTCTACACCTCTCTATATTTGATTAGGATCACCCATAGCCCATGTGGTGCAGCTTTTACAGTCAGATGTCAGCCAGGGccacagtcatctgaaggcttctCTGGAggtggaggatccacttccaaggtgGCTCACTTACATGGCTGGCAAGTAGTGCTGGCTGTTGgtgggaggcctcagttccttcccATGTGGGcttctccacagggctgcttggGTGTCCTCACAACACtctgctggcttcccccagagcaagtgatccaagCGAAGAAGGCAGAAGCTGCCGCGCCCTGTGTGGCTAGCTTCAGAAGTCATATACCATCACTTCTGCAATAGCCTATTAGGCACACAGGTCAGCCCTATTCACCATAGGAGTCCAAGGACATGAACACTGGAGGGTAAGGaccattgggggccatcttggagtcTGGCTATCAAACCTGTATTAGCATACAACAGGTTATCATTGCCCACTCTGTCGGTCTCCAACTGTATTTCATTCTTTACCTGTGAAGATATAAGTAAGCCCCCTGAACTGAATTCAGGGCATAAGGCCTGACATATACTTCCCGGATTACTTACTGGGCTGCCTGTAATAAATGGCTGTTCCAGTGATGTCGGGGGGGCTCAAAGAAACAGGATGGTTTGGGAAAATGCTGTGAACTGGAAGTCTCAAGAACCCAGTTCTAGTCTCGGCTCCACCTGTCACTTCAGGTCTGTGACTCTCTGTCCCCTCACCTGTAACACACCTTGCTTACCTTTTCCTTGGGTTTGTTGTAAGGAtcaaaaaagagtaggatgttgAGTGAGAGAGTGTTTTGCTAGGTAAATCTCAGATACCATTATTACTCTGTTACTGAGGGTCCCAGATGTTATAGACTAATTTCCAGGTCCTAGGCCTCTCACCAAGCATCTTACTGTGTaaggactctctctctctctcaataacaTTACTGATCCACTTCATAGACAGCGGTGTGCTAGAGCAGGCTCATAAATGTTTTTTCAAAAGTTTTGCAAGCCATTTGTTAAAATacagctattattaaaaattaaatcatagaAACTTacagttaaataaattacattaacaacaaaggtaataaatactcaaaactcatcatttcctaattattttgCTACTTTTTATTTCACTATTTATTTCACAATTACCTATGCACTTGAGGTTATTTACATCTGTTGTAGCTGTCTGGCTgaaatattatataatggtatgTTACTGTACATCTCTTCCGAACTGTGTTCAGATACTATGtgggtagcttgaaattggccacggTGAGACTGTTTGCCCTGTGGAAATGTAcagatgctacaaatcagggccaGGGAGCCAGTTGTTAAagatttaccagcacaccactgctaaCAGGGCTATTGAGGAAAATTTGAAGTCTTATACAAGTAAAGCAGagatttgtgatttttttgacTACCAAGAATCCACACACGTCCACTCTAAGCACTACATGTTCCTGCCGGTAGAATTGTACATTTTATGGAATCTTGGCAAGAGGACAGATCCCAGTGACTGCTTTCCATCGCCGCCCCCCGCTATGGAAAACAAGGAGGTCAGGTACATCTTTTACTCCCTCCAGAAACAGCGCAGGGACAAGGGCAGGAAGAGCCATGCGAGAAACTCAGCCAAATAGCCTTGATTCCAGGACTCCGAAGCTGGGGAACGGAGGGAACGGGAGGAAATGTTTGGAGGTCAGATGTTCCCAGTGGCAGAGGAGTTCCGAGGGCGGGAGCAGTCCCTGGAGTGACCTGGGTGTGGCTCTTGCTGCCTGCCTCCACAGCATCCTTGACTCTTGCCCTTTTCTCAAACTCCGCCCTCCTGCCTCTCTTCCATTCTCGGAGCTTCTGGTTTTCCAGGAAATCTCCCTGTCGCAGCAAGGCATAATGGTTAATGCCAGCTTGCAGATGAGAATACTGACTGATGAAAAAAGCATTACtcatatattttgcatatgttaAGCACTCATAATCAGTAAAGTGTTTGGTAGAAAAGGCATGTGCCATTTGGCACATTGGCCTCCAGATATCCAAGCCATCGAAGGATGGAAATTGAAgcatagagaagttaagtgacctgTTCAAGGCCACATAGCTAGCAAGCGGCAGAACTGGGATGGGAACCCAGGGAGTTCGACTCCAGAGCCTGCACTCTCAACCCCTGTGATATACTGCCTCACAGAGAAAAGTACCCTTTTCTTGGGCATGACGATCAAATTACtaaccatatttttttcttttgagtgtcAAACTTAAAAGAGACAAATTTCAAGAGACACATACCTTCTGTGTACACACATCTCAGCTCCTGCCTTTGAAATCTTGAAGGTCAAAGCTTCAAATGTTCACCTGCAGAATGCTGGGGAAAGAAGCCAAGGGATGAAGTTTTTATGTCACCAAGCTCAAACCCATTTCAGCCTTCCTAACCATAACTATTTAGATTATCCATTTATCTGAGCAGCTTAAATGGAGTTATAAATATTAGCTAATAAATCCTCATATTCACTCTCAATagaatttgtatttaaaatattgttgttGCTACAAAAATAACTTATTACATTTGTTAGATGCTCCCAGTGCGTTTTAGCCTCTGGTCGTATTTATACACCTCATAAGATGGTCTGAATTTCAGTTCATATTATTGTAAATGACTCCATAGAAATAAGACACAATCTTTCTCTGCCTAAATATGCATATTAACAGAAATCCATTGAAAGAAAATCCAAGCATTTTAAAAGGCAGAAAGGACACTCACTATAGATAAGAGTTTCGCTGGTTCCAGCATCTAAAAAGAAAGTCCTTGTGGGGTAAAGTGAAGGGAGGTTGTGTCATTACAGTCCCATACcactgcccacagagcagacccCACATATGCTCCCACTTAACACAGCAAGCCTTGTCCACCACTCATAGGCAGACCTTATGCGTCTTTCAACTCCTCAGTCCCCTCCGCAGGAACCTCAAAAATACTGGATGTTGCTAAGGGTTGCTGCAGATCCTGGCCTCGGGACATAGATAGACAGTAGCAGGATACAGATCTCCATCCTTTCGCCTGCTCTGCTCCTCCCCACTCTCACTGCTGATAGGGAGGGGGCTTTTATCATAACCAGCATCAAAGGTATTTATGAGAAGTATTAATAGGAGCACTAGAAGAGTTTGTCTTGTAAATGTGCTTCTCTAAAGAGTCTAAAGACCTAAGAAGACACCCATGAAGGCCTATAAATATATACTGTCACCATTCCAGGATGGAACCTACCTGGACTTACCTGTTGGGGGCATCTGGAGGATGGACACACCTTCCCCAAGACAGGAACAGGATAAGAGTGAGAGAATGGAGGAAAAGAGATTTCTAGGTACCTTTCTAAGGCTGACTCAGTTTGGCCTGAAATGAAcccaaaagaaatggaagagataTTTTGCACCAGGCTCTGGCACCAAAATGTGTTGTTGACAATGATTAGTAACACTGTGTTCTTAAGTAACTGTACACCTTTCCAGGTGCTGTGGACCATAAAATTGGATCACAAGTACATGGTTTCTGCTTAGATGAGATGTCCTTTAAATCACCCATGGATGTGCTGGGGATGAGGTTCATACTCTATGGAAGTTTCTAGGCCCTAAGAAGCTCTGTCCTAGCTAGTCAATTTCCCACTGCATCCTCAAAAGAATTACTTCAGCAGTTATGCAATGcttacaaaatgaaatacttttcaGGAAATAAGTAAAACATATGTGATAAGCTGCTTAAATCTCATGTAACCATTTAGGAATTACAGGGacttggaaggaaggaaaggaagaaaggaaaggaggagggaaggaaggttaATCTAAGGAATAAATTTATTTGAGGGGTATGTGGGAGATCATCCTACGTCGGAAGACTTTGAAATCCAGAATTCACCACTAAGAATAATTCTAtggaaaaaaacccccaaaactctGGACCCTGTCTTTGGTTTAGAATGTCTTAAACAAAACAGAAGATGCCCAAGTCTATCCCTGAccaatatcaaaaaataaaaatattaaatgacagATTGTGGTAATGGCCAACACTGTATCTTTAATTTAGACTCCTTCCAATAAGTTAGCAGGAACATTGGAAAAAGTCGATGTGACTGTGGCTGACTCTATACTTGATCAATACCGTGTCatgtagcaaaataaaaaatctgagcATTATAGAGCAATACATCCTGTGTTCAGCACAACTCTAATAATGGCAGTGGTAAAACTGTCACCACTAATGGAAGGTCTGCAAGCTTTTATATGAGCTGACAATGAGCAGAGCTGTGGGCTTGCAGATACAGGTGCACACACACGAGGCTGAAATTGGACTGcctcaaggaaaaaaggaatTGAAAAAAAGTAGAATTTCTCTGTAACCCATACAGCCTTAATGAAATGCCAGCTCATAAGATCTGGTGACTCCAACAACTAGGGCCTGCATTCCCAGATCCGGGGAACCGAGCTGCcctccagacagacacaggcagaCACTGAGGTACAGACTGGCAATGAATAACCTCGGGTCCCAGTCTGAACCCTAGACACTCTACCCTGCGCTATACTGCACAGTGCTGTATTTCCAGTCCTATGCACTTGGACATGTATGCTGGTTTCATCTCTTGCTACCTGGGTGGCCTTGAACAAGGCTGCCTACCAAGCACCTCGTCCTTCTTTCTGCCTTATTAGTAGAATCCTGACTTTAGTCAGGGTTTTAGTCAGACTTTAGTCTATGTCTTTGCCCGTGCACCCCACGGGCAATTGTTCTTGGGAAGTGGCTCTCAGTTGGTATAAAAGTCGTTCAAGGAATatgatggttttttttcttttgtccagGAGGGAGTATATGACCTAAATTGATCTAATATAATTGAAGAAAAGTGATATTTTGCACCAGGTCAGTgtcccataaaaaggaaaaaaaatcactgtaggTATCTAAAGTGGGAAATTTAATACCAGGAATTGGTTACAAGGCTGTTGAATGGGTAGAAGAAGCAAAAAGGAGAGGGTAAGGTACCACAAAATTACAGCCCCCTGGGCTAGAGGAGCAAAAGGGAAAATGGAATTACCGAGTCCACAGTTCCTGCTACCCAGAGCCCAAGATCACTGTTACCTAGAGCCTGTGATCTCATGCAAGACTTCTGGAATCTGTGAGCCTTCAATAGACTTCAGAGTTCCAAATAATTCTATCAGACAGATTCAGCCAGTGCAATTGTTGTCTACGTGGGGAGACAGATTCCTACTGCTTGTTAATCCACcgtcttcccagaatcctccttctctttttatttttaattggggTAAAATACACTTAAGATAAAATTTACcaacttaaccatttttaagtatacagttcagtggtattaaacacAGTCATGGTGGGGCCagctggtggtgcaagcagttaagtgcgcacgctccgctgcagcggcccggggtttgccagttcggatcctgggcgcgcaccgatgcacctcttgtcaagccaggctgtggcggcgtcccatataaagtggaggaagatgggcatggatgttagcccagggccagtcttgctcagcaaaaagaggaggattggcagattttagctcagggccagtcttcctcacaaacaaaacaaaacaaaacaagacaaaacaaaaaaacaaaacacagtcatcaggctagcccagttgcgtagtggttgagttcgtgtgctctgtttcagcagcccaggattcttgggttcggatctcgggcatggacctgcacacctcttatcaagccatgctgtgggaggcatcccacatgtaaggtggaggaagatgggcacgaatgttggCCTggagccagtcttccccagcaaaaggagggggattggcaacagatgttagctcaaggctaatcttcctcagcaaaaaaaaaagaaaaaacccacagtcataattttgtacactcatcaccaccatccaactccagaactttttcatcttgcaaaatggaaactctgtacccatgcAACAATaactcccatttcctcctcccccacagccgttggcagccaccattctactttctgtctctatgaattggactactctaggtacctcagatAACTGGACTCATAGAGtaattgtccttttgtgactggcttatttcacttaccatccCTAGTGTAGCAAGTGtcataatttccttgctttgtaagctgaatagtattctgtaatggttaattttatttgccaacttgactgggccacagggtcaGACATTtcgtcaaatattattctgggtgtgtcatGCGGGTGTTTctggatgtgattaacatttgaCTCAGTAGActgattgccctccctaatgtgggtgggagctatccaatcagttgaaagacTGAAAAAAGGCTGACTCTCCCACGAGTAAGAGGGAATTCCTCATGCCTgactgccttccagctgagacaTGGATTTTTTTCCAGCCTTgggacttgaactgaaacattggctcttcttgGTTCTTGAGCCACCAGtttttggactggaactacaccatcagcttttctgggtctccagcttgccaactgcagatcttggaaCTTTTCAGCCTCCATCATTGTATGAGCCAATtcattataataaatctctttatatatacatatacctatatgtgtatgtgtgcgtgtgtgtgtgtatttcccaTTGGTTCCGTTTCTTTGAAGATCCTTAACTAAtacatattccattgtatgtatataccactcttgtaggtatattttattttgaataaaataggaGCTTTACCACATGatctaaaacattaaaataatctaCTTTGGTTATAGGTTATAGGAAGACATACATATATGTCTCCCGAAGAACTATTTCCTGTAGAGTTTAAATATGTTTAATGCAGAAATCCACAATGCTATTTAGcatatgtgaaaatatttctCCTCGGGGATTTCTGTATTTAGAGAGGCCAATTCCACAGTGGATAAGGTATAGGTTTGGTATCATTGCCTCTGTAATATGTCATATTAGAAGGCCCATTGTCATAAACACTGGTTGGAATCTACAACAGAAATTCTTGGTGAGATACTCTAAGGCCTCCACTTGGAAATATATCTCAATATTCCTTTTGTAATCCCCACCATAAACCAGGCAACAAATGACCGTTTACCCAAGCCTCCCTCTGGCTTTTGTATCAGCTGTCTGGAAGCCACTGTGAATCCACCCGAGGAACCTTCTCACCCTGCCCACTGAAATCATTGTTTCAGACTAGAGGCTGCTGGCTTGGGAGAGGCGAAGTCTCTTTTTATTGATTCACTCATATGTGCTTTCTCTTAGCTTAAGAGATCTGAGCATCTAAACACCAAGATGATCAGTACCATAAAGATAGCAACCATTAAAGCATTTTTCAAGAATTCAAAAGCTATGGATTATAAATTCAGCAATAAAGAGACTGTCTTATTTTCTATGACCTGTGAAACGTAAAAAGAGAATGTTCAGGATGCTTGTGAAACTATTGGCATTAGAACACTAATACTGTCTTGAGGTTTTCTTTTGCTCCGTTGTGGATACTGTTGGTTGAACTAAGCGATGTTATTACGATTAGTCAATGATGCAAACGAAGCTTTGTGACACCTGAAGAAAATGCATACTCCTTGTTGGCTGTTGCACACCTGGCTCTTCTGTGTGGCTCTTCATAATCATGATCTCTTCATGTGTTGTATGGCTGAGCTGGTGGGTTCTGATTGTCACTATACACCACCAAGAATTTTGTTTCTCCACCCACCCCAGCTGGTGGTTGTTGAACTGTTTCTCACCTATGAGAAGAGATGAACACACAACTCATTATACAAACTCAGCACCTGCTACCTACATATTTTTTGGttct
The Diceros bicornis minor isolate mBicDic1 chromosome 11, mDicBic1.mat.cur, whole genome shotgun sequence DNA segment above includes these coding regions:
- the SMIM43 gene encoding small integral membrane protein 43, which translates into the protein MEWELNFLLYLALFFFLLFLLFLLLFVVIKQLKNSVASTAGALQPGRLSLHREPWGFSCEQAV